In the genome of Nerophis lumbriciformis linkage group LG32, RoL_Nlum_v2.1, whole genome shotgun sequence, one region contains:
- the armc7 gene encoding armadillo repeat-containing protein 7, with protein sequence MWKKESDRFEFLQTLVTEFQDTDSDEAKEQVLANLANFAYDPKNVDFLKQLQVPDLFLDMLTEDNHNFVEFGMGGLCNLSTEPECRDAILQGGGVSLITNCLSSPREETVLSAIATLMNLVTPSSRQEISQAGLVQCMLRFSLSESPRLRNLAAVFLQDCCSQEQVSRAQQQTTGQQTVVGIPLPRD encoded by the exons ATGTGGAAGAAAGAATCCGACCGCTTTGAGTTCTTACAAACTCTCGTCACGGAGTTCCAGGATACGGACAGCGATG AGGCTAAGGAGCAAGTTCTGGCCAATCTGGCCAACTTTGCGTACGATCCAAAGAACGTGGACTTTCTGAAGCAGCTGCAGGTGCCCGACCTCTTCTTGGACATGCTCACAGAGGACAACCACAACTTTGTGGAGTTCGGAATGG GCGGGCTGTGCAACCTCAGCACGGAGCCGGAGTGCCGTGACGCCATCCTGCAGGGGGGCGGGGTCTCCTTGATCACAAACTGTCTGTCCAGTCCCAGGGAGGAGACCGTCCTGTCCGCCATCGCCACCCTCATGAACCTGGTCACCCCGTCCTCGCGCCAGGAGATCAGCCAGGCCGGCCTGGTGCAGTGCATGTTGCGCTTCTCCCTCAGCGAGAGCCCCCGCCTGCGCAACCTGGCCGCCGTCTTCCTGCAGGACTGCTGCAGCCAGGAGCAGGTCTCACGGGCCCAGCAGCAGACCACGGGACAGCAGACTGTGGTCGGCATCCCGCTGCCCAGGGACTGA
- the pla2g3 gene encoding group 3 secretory phospholipase A2 isoform X2, which yields MSHCDCDNKFRRCLLEAKDSMAAVVGYTFFNVLHMHCFHLSRRLQCAQRNWFGTCKESKMALYAEVHPPTPYQSSDPTATSVPDMSLALMSLTTPPSVLSTPAVSSPENGSSQSEASMGQKGSCSVFKLLDECRDKIPPKKTRFGLFNSESKTMYHCRCTRRTFHTLTRQHQPLTPVQNVLLGLVSTSCFLQKDETHEQISSSGSPAVLREAELSRLRSNADAEEQRHLEAVLEKGRRRRGGVKVHKVCMRMLRHKVHKAGSVNT from the exons ATGTCTCACTGCGACTGCGACAACAA gttcCGCCGCTGCCTGCTGGAGGCGAAGGACAGCATGGCCGCCGTGGTGGGCTACACCTTCTTCAACGTGCTGCACATGCACTGCTTCCACTTGTCACGCAGGCTGCAGTGTGCACAGAGGAACTGGTTTGGGAC GTGCAAGGAAAGCAAGATGGCGTTGTACGCCGAGGTCCACCCGCCCACGCCCTACCAGTCCAGCGACCCCACGGCAACCAGCGTCCCAGACATGTCCTTAGCTTTGAtgtccctgaccacgcccccttcAGTCTTGTCCACGCCAGCTGTATCTTCGCCTGAGAACGGCAGCAGCCAATCAGAGGCCAGTATGG GCCAGAAGGGATCCTGCAGTGTCTTTAAGCTCCTGGATGAGTGCAGGGACAAAATCCCCCCCAAGAAGACCAGATTTGGACTCTTCAACTCCGAGTCCAAGACCATGTACCACTGCCGCTGCACCCGCAG AACCTTCCACACTTTGACCCGACAGCACCAGCCGCTGACCCCGGTGCAGAACGTCCTGCTGGGCCTCGTGTCCACATCATGCTTCCTGCAAAAGGACGAAACACACGAGCAAAT cagcagcagcgggtCACCTGCGGTCCTGCGGGAAGCAGAACTTTCCAGGCTGCGGTCCAATGctgatgcggaggagcagcgccACCTAGAGGCCGTGCTGGAGAAGGGCAGAAGAAGACGAGGAGGGGTCAAAGTTCACAAAGTTTGTATGAGGATGCTGAGACACAAAGTCCACAAGGCAGGAAGTGTGAACACATGA
- the pla2g3 gene encoding group 3 secretory phospholipase A2 isoform X1, whose protein sequence is MSHCDCDNKFRRCLLEAKDSMAAVVGYTFFNVLHMHCFHLSRRLQCAQRNWFGTCKESKMALYAEVHPPTPYQSSDPTATSVPDMSLALMSLTTPPSVLSTPAVSSPENGSSQSEASMGQKGSCSVFKLLDECRDKIPPKKTRFGLFNSESKTMYHCRCTRRTFHTLTRQHQPLTPVQNVLLGLVSTSCFLQKDETHEQISSSSSGSPAVLREAELSRLRSNADAEEQRHLEAVLEKGRRRRGGVKVHKVCMRMLRHKVHKAGSVNT, encoded by the exons ATGTCTCACTGCGACTGCGACAACAA gttcCGCCGCTGCCTGCTGGAGGCGAAGGACAGCATGGCCGCCGTGGTGGGCTACACCTTCTTCAACGTGCTGCACATGCACTGCTTCCACTTGTCACGCAGGCTGCAGTGTGCACAGAGGAACTGGTTTGGGAC GTGCAAGGAAAGCAAGATGGCGTTGTACGCCGAGGTCCACCCGCCCACGCCCTACCAGTCCAGCGACCCCACGGCAACCAGCGTCCCAGACATGTCCTTAGCTTTGAtgtccctgaccacgcccccttcAGTCTTGTCCACGCCAGCTGTATCTTCGCCTGAGAACGGCAGCAGCCAATCAGAGGCCAGTATGG GCCAGAAGGGATCCTGCAGTGTCTTTAAGCTCCTGGATGAGTGCAGGGACAAAATCCCCCCCAAGAAGACCAGATTTGGACTCTTCAACTCCGAGTCCAAGACCATGTACCACTGCCGCTGCACCCGCAG AACCTTCCACACTTTGACCCGACAGCACCAGCCGCTGACCCCGGTGCAGAACGTCCTGCTGGGCCTCGTGTCCACATCATGCTTCCTGCAAAAGGACGAAACACACGAGCAAAT cagcagcagcagcagcgggtCACCTGCGGTCCTGCGGGAAGCAGAACTTTCCAGGCTGCGGTCCAATGctgatgcggaggagcagcgccACCTAGAGGCCGTGCTGGAGAAGGGCAGAAGAAGACGAGGAGGGGTCAAAGTTCACAAAGTTTGTATGAGGATGCTGAGACACAAAGTCCACAAGGCAGGAAGTGTGAACACATGA